In the Candidatus Bathyarchaeia archaeon genome, TCATAGTTTTCATCATGTTTTGCATCAGCATCCACTTCCGAGGCTCACACGGTTTAACACTTTTAGTCTATTTTCGAATGCAGTAACCATGTCATCTATCAATATTTGTTGACATTCTGTCGAGAGTTGCTTGATTTCATCACCAAATACATTAACCATTTTTGTTTCCAATTCATCTCGACTTTTGACACCAGTATTTTGGTTCAAGGCTTTTACACCAGTCCATTGACCACACATAGGTGTTTGGTATTTAACTGCCTTATGAAAACAAAATATGAATCCCCAATTCAGAACGCTCAACAACCGCCATCAGCACGTTTCCACTTCAAACTCAAAAGCCCAACCGCCAAACATACAATTACAAAACGCAAGTTCAGGTTTAAAAAAAAGATATATGCCAAGCATACTCTACATCAGACAATTAGGCAAACAGGCGAACACGATGACTTCAAACAACAACGAAACCAACAATGAAATGGTCGTCACCCCATGGGAAGTGAAAGGCAAAGTCGACTACGAACGGCTAATACGCGAATTCGGAACCCAACCCCTCACACCCGAACTTTTAGCCAAACTAGAATCCCACACCGACAAACTCCACCTGCAGATCGAACGCCGCATATTCTTCAGCCACCGCGACTTAGACACCGTTTTGAAGCTGTATGAGCAGGGCACCAAATTTGTACTTTACACCGGCAGAGGTCCTAGCGGTCCAGTCCACATTGGACATCTAGTTCCTTGGATTTTTACACGGCACTTGGCAGAAAAATTTCACACACGACTTTACTTCCAGATGACAGACGATGAGAAATTCATTGTAGGCAACGACACAAAACTTGCTGACACACGCAAGTGGAGCTACGAAAACACTTTAGACTTAATTGCAGTTGGATTCAAACCTGAAGACACCTTCATAATTTACGACACCCAAGACATGGACCTTCTCTACGACATCGCCCTTGAAGTTGCCAAACGCATCACATTCAGCACCGCACGTAGCACGTTTGGTTTCCAAGACAGCACCAACATTGGCTTGGTGTTCTGGCCTGCCATACAAGCGGCGCCATGTTTTATCCACAAAAAACTCACGGGAGAAAATGTACCTGCCTTAATCCCCGCCGCCATAGACCAAGACCCATACTGGCGTGTAACTCGAGACATAGCCCAAAAGCTTGGCTACTACAAACCTGCCCAGATACACTGCCGTTTCCTACCCGGCTTGGGTGCAGGAGGAAAGATGAGCGCCTCTTTACCGGAAACCAGCATTTTCACCGTGGACCCGCCGGAGGTTGTGAAAAAGAAAATCTGGAATGCTTTCACAGGCGGTAAAGGCACGGCAGCCGAGCAGCGGAAACTGGGCGCCGACCCGTCAATCTGCAGCATATTCCAATACTACGTTTACCTCTTTGAGGAGGACAATGCGAAACTGGAGGAACGGGAACGTCGATGCCGCTGTGGTGAAATGCTTTGTGGCGAATGCAAAAAAGACATAGCAGAAAAACTTAACAAGTTCCTTGCAGAACACCAGAAGCGCCGCGAGAAAGCCAAAGACGTTATCGAAAAATACCACATCAAGCGATGAAGAAACATCAAGCTCAACTCGCGATAAACTTTTTCAGTGAATCACGTTAGCGGCGGTAGATATGCTTCTGCACGTGCAGGGCGCTTAAGGATAGCAAAGTGCAGTACGATTCACATGTACTAAGCGTAATCTTTTTTGTTCAAACTAGAAAGGGGTAACAGTGAACAGTTTGTTGTTAAGCAAAGTCAGTTAAAGAAAGTGAAATCCATGTATGTCCAGTTTTTATTCCGCCTGAAAGCATACAACAAAATCGGACAGAAAATTCAACGCAGCCCTTGAGTACACAATAAAGAAATGTATATAATTAAAGTAGACATGAAGCAATAGTATACCACAAGCAATCTCTTTAGAAATACAAATTGTATTTCTCCAAAAACACAACCCTGTATTCAAGACCGGAACTTTTGCAGGCGTTTTTGCGCAAAGGGTTGCCAAATCGAAAAATGAAAGTTGGATGTACATAGTGTCTGAACATTTACCTGAATGGCCTGAACCAGGCGACTTAGTAATCGCCACTATCGAAAGTTTAAGGGATTATGGAGCCTACGCAAACCTTGACGAGCACAACAGACGCGGCTTTCTACACATCTCCGAAATCTCCAGCGCCAGAATAAGAAATATCCGTGACTTTGTACGGGAAAAACAAAAGATGGTGCTCAAAGTTATTCGAGTAAACGCAGAAAAAGGGCACATTGACTTATCTCTAAGACGCGTGACAAAACGGGAAAGAATCGAAAAAATCAAATCTTGGAAAAAGGAACGCAAAGGTGAAGCTATTCTTCATGCGGTAGCCGAAAGATTAGGGTTGCCCACACACGAAGTCTACCAGCAAGCGGGCGTTATTCTTGAAGAAAACTACGGCTTATACGAAGGGTTCGAAAAAGTCGTGAAAGAGGGCATCGAAGTTCTAACAAAGCTTGAAATACCTGAAGAAATGGCTAAAGCTATCGTACAAGTTGCAGAAGAACGCATACGAATTAAGATGATAAAGGTCAAGGGCACTCTTGAAGTTCGCTGCATGAAACCCAATGGCATTAAATGTATTCAAGCGGTCTTCAACACCGCCAAGAAAGCACAAAAAGCAAAAGATGCTAAAATCGAATTTGCAGTAATCGCCGCTCCTAGATATTGTGTGGAAGTTTCAGCAGATAACTGGAAACGTGCTGGAGAACTCTTGGAAAAGGTTGGTCAAAGTGTGGTGGCGAACATAACCAAAGCAGGAGGACAAGGCGGCTTTAAGAAGGATGTTAGGCGGTAAAACATGCGTTAAGAAAACAAGAAAATGATGGTGTCAGGTGGAAAAAATTGGTAAAGGCACCAAACCAACTATGACCAGGCAAAACGATGATTACGTTTTGCTTCAATAGAAGCCCACAAACGTCGGGAAGCTTTTGAGGGCTTCCCATGAACGTCTCATGAAAGGGCTAAAAGATATGGGATGTGGGCTATGATAGTCGCATGAAGTATAATGGAGAAATAGTTGTAAGTAACGTTGCTGACGAAGATGTCATTTTCGTTTTCGTCAAGAAAAACACAAACTCATCATTTACTTAAACAAAAAGCAATCGGGGGAGAAAACTCTGCTACCTAATGTACCATGGTCGCAGGAAGCACCCGTAGATGGTTCATCTGCATTTTTTCAACGCAAACCCAACTGGAGATTAGAAAACCAGTTTGTGCTCGTGAAGAATTGCTTCGTATTCAATAAGGCCTATTTTTTTGATGCCGCCTTGAAAATGTGACCGCGCTTTTCCACCTCTATGCGCAAATGCCTCTTTTCCTTTTAAGCACTCAAGCGGCAGGGGTTTGCGCCATTTGTCTACCGCAGTGACAAAAACGCCTTGGTCTGAATCTATGAAGTCACGGTGAATAAGGAGTTTTTTCTGAGTTTCATCTAGCTGAGTGTATGCAGAGTCTAAAATGCAGTTTCCGATAAAACGACCGCCATCTTTATGCACCAAATAAAACAAAGCGTGGTCGCCTTGCTTTAACAGAGGGAGGTTAACTTCAGGTTTTCCGTTTTCTGAGCGTTCTTTAATTGCCCAAAAGCCTTCCTGAGTGCGGTGTTCAAAAATGGTGTATCCTCTTCTACCATATAACCCGCCTATTTCGTCTTTGACTTTAAAAATCCAGTAGTTCGTCACGGTGTTTTCTCCATTTGTGTTAGTTTTAAGGGGTCAGGTAAATGCTTTGCTGAGCCGTTGTCAACTGTTCTTGATACTAAACAAACATCTTGAGTATGTGTGCAGTATCTTAAAGGTTCAGGTGGCTTGTGAATGAGAAGGGACAGATTTTCATATCTGTCGGCAGCTTGCCAAACAGTTTGCTTAGTAGCTGTAGCAGGTGTACCCACTGTAGGTTAACTAATCGTGTCATAAACGAAAAAATGTGTTGGCTAAAAGTGGCGCATATTGTAATCGTTAAATTAATTAATATAATTAACCAATCAAAAATTGAGAGAGAACAATGAATTATAAAGAACGGCAAGAAATAATTAAAAAATCGCCAATATCTTTTCAATACCTTAAGCGGTTCAACATTGGAGCAGGCACACTACAGCTAGTAAACGGGTTAGCAATACTATCGCTAACTTTTCTTTTGACATGGCCTAAAGGCACCGACATCTACACATTCTATCTTCAATTCCAACATGTCACCCCAACATCGCCCGCCATCTTTGGATTCCCCAGCCCACAAGTTATCTTTACCGTGGATTATCTTGGTGTGGTGCTGGCGGCTTTTCCTTTGATTTCGGCGTTTGCTCACTTCATGATTGCGTTTCCCAAAAATCAACAGTACAACGAGAACCTCAAAAAAGGCATAAACCCCTACCGCTGGTATGAATACGCTTTCTCCAGCTCCATAATGATTTGGGTCATCGCCACGTTTGTGGGCATCTGGGATTTCTGGTCGCTTGCAATGATTTTTCTGCTTAACGCAATGATGATTATGTTCGGGTACCTCATGGAAGTCATTAACCAAAAAACCGAGAAAACAAACTGGTCCGCCTTCATCTTAGGCTGCATCTCAGGCGGGTTCCCCTGGGTAGTGCTGTTCGCATACTTCACGGGCGCAGTTGTAGCAAGCGAGGGCAACGTGCCAGCGTTTGTTTACACCATTTTTGCGGTTTATTTGGTGCTGTTCATGAGTTTCGCGGTGAACATGGTTTTGCAGTACAAGGGTGTAGGACGCTGGAGAGACTACCTGTATGGGGAACGCGCCTACATCGTGTTAAGTTTTGTGGCAAAAACGCTGCTGGTTTGGCTAGTGTTTGCAGGGCTGTTTCGACCATTCTAAATCAACCCCCTCTTTTTTTGTCTATTTGGATGCTATTAGCAATTGAATGCAGAACCTATAGAGGGGTAGAGGTCTGTCAAAACGTAGCCTACCTACCACACCAGAAGAAGCCCAAGAAAAACCATAAAAATTGGAACTCAATGAATACGAGGCGTATTGTTTGGTGGACGAGGCTAGCTTAAAGCCGTCGTTTAAACCGTCGTTACACAATTGATAGGTTTGTGTTAATCTCGCGATATAATGCGTATTTGATGCTAAACAAAGAGCAGTTAAAAGCGAGAAAAAGCATCACATCTCACTAACATCTCAAATTTTATTTTTAGTACCCTTTAAAAATCAGGGTACCGTCAGATAGGAGAATTTAATATT is a window encoding:
- a CDS encoding translation initiation factor IF-2 subunit alpha; translated protein: MSEHLPEWPEPGDLVIATIESLRDYGAYANLDEHNRRGFLHISEISSARIRNIRDFVREKQKMVLKVIRVNAEKGHIDLSLRRVTKRERIEKIKSWKKERKGEAILHAVAERLGLPTHEVYQQAGVILEENYGLYEGFEKVVKEGIEVLTKLEIPEEMAKAIVQVAEERIRIKMIKVKGTLEVRCMKPNGIKCIQAVFNTAKKAQKAKDAKIEFAVIAAPRYCVEVSADNWKRAGELLEKVGQSVVANITKAGGQGGFKKDVRR
- the heR gene encoding heliorhodopsin HeR, with amino-acid sequence MNYKERQEIIKKSPISFQYLKRFNIGAGTLQLVNGLAILSLTFLLTWPKGTDIYTFYLQFQHVTPTSPAIFGFPSPQVIFTVDYLGVVLAAFPLISAFAHFMIAFPKNQQYNENLKKGINPYRWYEYAFSSSIMIWVIATFVGIWDFWSLAMIFLLNAMMIMFGYLMEVINQKTEKTNWSAFILGCISGGFPWVVLFAYFTGAVVASEGNVPAFVYTIFAVYLVLFMSFAVNMVLQYKGVGRWRDYLYGERAYIVLSFVAKTLLVWLVFAGLFRPF
- a CDS encoding tryptophan--tRNA ligase, whose translation is MTSNNNETNNEMVVTPWEVKGKVDYERLIREFGTQPLTPELLAKLESHTDKLHLQIERRIFFSHRDLDTVLKLYEQGTKFVLYTGRGPSGPVHIGHLVPWIFTRHLAEKFHTRLYFQMTDDEKFIVGNDTKLADTRKWSYENTLDLIAVGFKPEDTFIIYDTQDMDLLYDIALEVAKRITFSTARSTFGFQDSTNIGLVFWPAIQAAPCFIHKKLTGENVPALIPAAIDQDPYWRVTRDIAQKLGYYKPAQIHCRFLPGLGAGGKMSASLPETSIFTVDPPEVVKKKIWNAFTGGKGTAAEQRKLGADPSICSIFQYYVYLFEEDNAKLEERERRCRCGEMLCGECKKDIAEKLNKFLAEHQKRREKAKDVIEKYHIKR